A region from the Sutcliffiella horikoshii genome encodes:
- the tilS gene encoding tRNA lysidine(34) synthetase TilS gives MWETVSTFIRKYDLLPANTIVVVGVSGGADSMGLLHYLDSIKEAKRLKLVVAHVDHMFRGAESEEDMMFVKQHCEKRGLLFEAEQIDVSAYQNEKKLTVQVAARECRYAFYEKVMKKYRADVLALGHHADDQVETILMRLGRGASMTGYAGILPTRTFGDGVIVRPFLTVTKSEIMEYLKAHEVPFRHDPSNDKDAYRRNRLRHHILPILKEEFPGLHQRFQAFSEQIQESEQYIGALMEKEWIDVIKSKENDRVVLDRKPLLFMAKPLQRRGIQLILNYLYNNEIPPSLSSIHIDNLLSLLESEHPSGRLHFPNGLQVIKSYNECTLTFDKDESDKAYKHLLEVPGNVKLPTDFMITSEIWTQYKPQDVKENQAVIDLSKVVLPLYARTRLDGDRIKLKGTNGSKKIKSIFIEGKIPLQQRDTWPLIVDANQEILWMPMLKRSTFEATEETMGPVLVLTCKTSQKVWEATKK, from the coding sequence ATGTGGGAAACTGTCTCGACATTCATAAGAAAATATGACTTGCTGCCAGCCAACACAATTGTGGTGGTAGGTGTCAGTGGCGGAGCAGATTCCATGGGTTTGCTTCATTATTTAGATTCCATCAAAGAAGCTAAACGCTTGAAGCTGGTGGTGGCCCACGTCGATCATATGTTCCGAGGGGCGGAATCCGAAGAGGATATGATGTTTGTAAAGCAGCATTGTGAAAAAAGAGGCCTTCTCTTTGAAGCAGAACAAATAGATGTATCTGCCTATCAAAACGAGAAGAAACTCACCGTGCAAGTTGCAGCAAGAGAATGCCGCTATGCTTTTTATGAAAAAGTGATGAAGAAATATCGCGCTGACGTTCTCGCGCTCGGTCATCATGCAGACGATCAGGTGGAAACCATTCTGATGAGACTTGGAAGAGGAGCATCGATGACTGGATATGCCGGCATTCTTCCTACACGTACTTTTGGAGATGGAGTCATCGTGCGGCCGTTCTTGACTGTCACAAAGTCTGAAATCATGGAATATCTAAAAGCCCATGAAGTTCCATTCAGGCATGATCCAAGCAATGACAAGGACGCTTACAGAAGAAACAGGCTGCGGCATCACATTCTGCCAATCCTGAAGGAGGAATTTCCCGGACTTCATCAGAGGTTCCAAGCTTTCAGCGAGCAGATTCAAGAAAGTGAACAATACATAGGGGCATTAATGGAAAAGGAATGGATTGACGTTATTAAGAGTAAAGAGAACGACAGGGTGGTATTGGACAGAAAACCTTTGCTTTTCATGGCTAAACCTTTACAAAGGCGTGGGATTCAACTAATATTAAACTATCTCTATAATAATGAAATTCCTCCATCTCTTTCCTCTATACATATTGATAATTTATTATCCTTATTGGAAAGTGAACACCCTTCTGGAAGGCTGCATTTCCCAAATGGCTTACAGGTTATTAAATCCTATAATGAATGCACATTGACATTTGATAAGGATGAAAGTGATAAAGCCTACAAGCATCTGCTTGAAGTCCCTGGCAATGTAAAGCTGCCAACCGATTTTATGATCACCAGCGAGATTTGGACACAATATAAACCTCAAGATGTCAAAGAAAATCAAGCAGTGATCGATTTATCGAAGGTCGTCCTTCCACTATATGCGCGAACCCGTCTTGACGGTGATCGAATCAAGCTGAAGGGGACAAACGGCTCCAAAAAAATCAAAAGCATCTTCATAGAAGGTAAAATACCTCTGCAACAACGAGATACATGGCCTTTAATTGTCGATGCCAACCAAGAGATTTTGTGGATGCCTATGCTTAAACGTTCCACTTTTGAAGCAACAGAGGAAACGATGGGTCCTGTTTTAGTATTAACATGCAAGACGAGTCAAAAAGTTTGGGAGGCAACAAAGAAATGA
- the ftsH gene encoding ATP-dependent zinc metalloprotease FtsH — MNRIFRNTIFYLLIFLVVIGVVSFFNSPDTSEKPITYNTFIQNLEENKVEEFTIQPTRSVYEARGKLEGAKEGETFVTVFPNSASALERVENIAEEQNIPMTVDPAEETSGWVTFFTSIIPFVIIFILFFFLLNQAQGGGSRVMNFGKSKAKLYSEEKKKVKFKDVAGADEEKQELVEVVEFLKDPRKFSELGARIPKGVLLVGPPGTGKTLLARAVAGEAGVPFFSISGSDFVEMFVGVGASRVRDLFENAKKNAPCIIFIDEIDAVGRQRGAGLGGGHDEREQTLNQLLVEMDGFGANEGIIIVAATNRPDILDPALLRPGRFDRQITVDRPDLKGREAVLKVHARNKPIDDSINMKTIAMRTPGFSGADLENLLNEAALVAARRDKKHIDMLDIDEAIDRVIAGPAKKSRVISKKERNIVAYHEAGHTIIGVVLDEADTVHKVTIVPRGQAGGYAVMLPKEDRYFMTKPELLDKITGLLGGRVAEEITFGEASTGAHNDFQRATGIARKMVTEYGMSEKLGPLQFGQASGGQVFLGRDIQNEQNYSDAIAHQIDLEIQRFIKECYERAKQILTENRDKLELVAQTLLEVETLDADQIRHLYDKGKLPELPVKADGGEDVKVNINSKKDETKTESTDENKPE, encoded by the coding sequence ATGAACAGAATATTTCGTAATACCATCTTTTATTTATTAATATTTTTAGTGGTCATTGGTGTTGTGAGCTTTTTCAATAGCCCTGACACGAGCGAAAAACCGATCACCTATAATACATTCATCCAGAATCTTGAAGAAAATAAGGTGGAGGAATTCACCATCCAACCAACGCGTTCGGTATATGAAGCACGCGGTAAATTGGAAGGCGCTAAAGAAGGGGAAACGTTTGTAACGGTCTTCCCAAATAGTGCGAGTGCTCTAGAGCGCGTGGAAAACATTGCAGAAGAACAAAACATTCCAATGACAGTTGATCCGGCGGAAGAAACGAGTGGTTGGGTAACCTTCTTTACTTCGATTATTCCTTTTGTCATTATCTTTATCTTATTCTTCTTCTTACTTAATCAAGCACAGGGCGGCGGAAGTCGTGTGATGAATTTTGGTAAAAGTAAGGCAAAGCTCTATAGCGAAGAGAAGAAAAAGGTTAAATTTAAAGACGTTGCTGGTGCAGATGAAGAAAAGCAAGAGCTTGTCGAGGTAGTGGAATTCTTGAAGGATCCACGTAAATTCTCTGAGCTTGGTGCCCGTATCCCTAAAGGGGTTCTGCTAGTCGGACCTCCTGGTACAGGTAAAACATTACTTGCAAGAGCAGTTGCTGGAGAAGCTGGCGTACCATTCTTCTCTATCAGTGGTTCTGACTTTGTGGAAATGTTCGTTGGGGTCGGTGCATCCCGTGTACGTGACCTTTTCGAAAATGCAAAAAAGAACGCTCCATGTATCATTTTCATTGATGAGATCGATGCAGTAGGTCGCCAACGTGGCGCAGGCCTAGGTGGAGGTCATGATGAGCGTGAACAGACATTAAACCAATTGCTTGTTGAAATGGATGGTTTCGGTGCGAACGAAGGTATCATCATCGTTGCAGCAACGAACAGACCGGACATTCTTGACCCGGCATTATTGAGACCTGGTCGTTTTGACCGTCAAATAACTGTCGATCGCCCTGACTTAAAAGGCCGTGAAGCAGTACTGAAAGTCCATGCAAGAAATAAACCTATCGATGACAGTATCAATATGAAGACAATCGCGATGCGTACCCCTGGTTTCTCTGGGGCCGACCTTGAAAACTTGTTGAATGAAGCTGCACTTGTGGCTGCAAGACGAGACAAGAAGCATATCGATATGTTGGATATTGATGAGGCTATTGATAGAGTAATTGCTGGACCTGCTAAAAAGAGCAGAGTTATCTCCAAAAAAGAGCGTAATATCGTTGCCTATCATGAAGCAGGGCATACGATTATCGGTGTTGTGTTGGATGAAGCTGATACGGTACATAAAGTTACGATTGTACCTCGTGGGCAGGCTGGCGGTTATGCGGTCATGCTTCCAAAAGAAGACCGTTACTTTATGACAAAACCAGAGCTGTTAGACAAGATCACAGGTCTATTGGGTGGTCGTGTTGCAGAGGAAATCACATTTGGCGAAGCAAGTACTGGTGCCCACAATGACTTCCAACGTGCAACAGGAATAGCGCGCAAAATGGTTACCGAATACGGAATGAGCGAAAAACTTGGTCCATTGCAATTTGGTCAGGCTTCAGGAGGGCAAGTCTTCCTTGGCCGTGATATCCAAAATGAGCAAAACTACAGTGATGCCATTGCACACCAAATTGATTTGGAGATTCAACGTTTCATCAAAGAGTGTTATGAAAGAGCCAAGCAGATTCTTACGGAAAACCGTGATAAGCTGGAACTTGTAGCACAAACTCTATTAGAGGTTGAAACACTTGATGCAGATCAAATCAGACACCTATATGACAAAGGGAAGCTTCCAGAACTTCCTGTAAAAGCTGACGGTGGCGAAGACGTGAAAGTGAACATCAACTCTAAAAAAGATGAAACCAAAACTGAATCCACTGACGAAAACAAACCTGAATAA
- a CDS encoding type III pantothenate kinase has translation MLFVLDVGNTNTVIGVYDGEELKHHWRVETSRNKTEDEFGMIFKSLLEHVGLSFKDFEGIIISSVVPPIMFSLERMCQKYFHLKPLIVGPGIKTGLNIKYENPREVGADRIVNAVAGIHLYGSPLVIVDFGTATTYCYINEDKQYMGGAIAPGISISTEALYSRASKLPRIEIARPDGVIGKNTVSAMQAGILFGYVGQVEGIVNRMKKQSDVTPKVIATGGLAALIGNESDVIDIVDPFLTLKGLHLIYMKNTKED, from the coding sequence ATGTTATTTGTGTTGGATGTCGGAAATACCAATACCGTAATAGGTGTATATGACGGAGAAGAACTAAAACATCACTGGCGTGTCGAAACAAGCCGTAATAAAACAGAAGACGAATTCGGGATGATCTTCAAATCCCTTCTTGAACATGTAGGCTTAAGCTTTAAAGACTTTGAAGGAATCATCATTTCATCAGTTGTGCCGCCAATCATGTTCTCCCTTGAAAGAATGTGCCAAAAATACTTTCATCTAAAACCATTGATTGTCGGACCAGGAATCAAAACAGGTTTAAACATAAAATATGAAAACCCAAGAGAAGTAGGAGCCGACAGAATCGTCAATGCTGTGGCGGGGATCCACCTTTACGGCAGCCCATTAGTTATTGTGGACTTTGGTACTGCAACTACCTATTGCTACATAAACGAAGACAAGCAATATATGGGGGGCGCGATTGCACCGGGAATAAGCATTTCCACAGAAGCGCTTTACTCACGTGCGTCCAAGCTTCCAAGAATAGAAATTGCCAGACCAGATGGAGTGATTGGCAAAAACACCGTAAGTGCGATGCAAGCGGGCATTCTTTTTGGCTATGTTGGCCAGGTTGAGGGTATCGTAAATCGTATGAAGAAACAAAGTGATGTGACACCGAAAGTTATCGCAACCGGTGGTCTTGCTGCCCTTATCGGCAATGAGTCAGATGTCATTGATATTGTGGACCCTTTCTTGACGTTAAAGGGATTGCATTTAATTTATATGAAAAATACTAAAGAGGATTGA
- a CDS encoding S1 domain-containing RNA-binding protein produces MSIEVGSKLQGKVTGITNFGAFVELPGGTTGLVHISEVADNYVKDINDHLKVGDEVQVKVINVEKDGKIGLSIKKASDTYREPQPRSAAPSQRPNNNQQRSNQRPPRGRREEFKPKENFEQKMARFLKDSEDRLSTLKRSTESKRGGRGASRK; encoded by the coding sequence ATGTCAATCGAAGTAGGCAGCAAGTTACAGGGTAAGGTAACAGGTATAACTAATTTTGGCGCGTTCGTTGAGTTGCCAGGAGGAACAACCGGTCTTGTTCACATCAGTGAAGTTGCAGACAACTATGTGAAGGATATTAACGACCATCTAAAAGTTGGTGATGAAGTACAGGTGAAAGTGATCAACGTGGAGAAGGATGGCAAAATTGGTCTATCCATTAAAAAGGCAAGCGACACGTATCGTGAGCCACAACCACGTTCTGCTGCACCATCACAACGTCCGAACAACAACCAACAACGCTCAAATCAACGTCCACCACGAGGAAGAAGAGAAGAATTCAAACCAAAGGAAAACTTCGAACAGAAGATGGCTAGATTCTTGAAAGATAGCGAAGACCGTTTATCTACCCTGAAGCGTAGCACGGAATCAAAACGTGGAGGTCGTGGAGCAAGTAGAAAGTAA
- a CDS encoding protein kinase domain-containing protein translates to MMNNTMKNPVGNLPQGTTIIGKWHKERYTIVRTLGYGATGYVYLTRSSKGLAALKISENSMSITSEVNVLRHFSKVQGFSLGPSLLDVDDWERPSLGGKQSFSFYVMEFLEGEPLLSFVQKRGMEWAGILTLQLLTDLETLHQEGWVFGDLKPDNLIVTATPPKVRLVDVGGTTQHGRAIKEFTEFFDRGYWGLGSRKAEATYDLFAVAMIMIHICYPKQFQKNGEGGRKQLEEQIDKNSWLKTYKVVLMRALAGEYSSAHEMKSGMLAVMSQRNPSPSSKVAAQRPVSNKPKQGPASSTSRAARKGASAQSQPISTKPSSKGWMETAVLLSVVLFAYFFYLYGQIM, encoded by the coding sequence ATGATGAACAATACTATGAAGAATCCGGTAGGTAACCTGCCTCAAGGGACGACCATTATCGGAAAATGGCATAAAGAGAGATACACCATTGTCAGAACACTCGGGTACGGTGCGACGGGGTATGTATATCTAACCAGGAGTTCAAAGGGATTAGCTGCCTTAAAAATAAGTGAAAACAGCATGTCCATCACTTCTGAGGTTAATGTCCTGCGTCATTTTTCGAAGGTCCAAGGGTTCTCCCTGGGGCCTTCTTTGTTAGATGTAGATGATTGGGAGAGGCCAAGTCTCGGTGGAAAACAGTCCTTTTCCTTTTATGTAATGGAATTTCTGGAAGGTGAACCTCTTCTTTCATTTGTCCAAAAGAGGGGAATGGAGTGGGCAGGCATCCTAACCTTGCAATTGCTGACAGATCTTGAAACCCTTCATCAAGAAGGTTGGGTGTTTGGAGATCTGAAACCCGATAATCTCATTGTCACGGCAACCCCTCCTAAGGTACGTCTTGTAGATGTTGGTGGAACAACCCAGCATGGCCGGGCCATTAAAGAATTCACGGAGTTTTTTGATCGGGGTTATTGGGGACTAGGTTCTAGAAAGGCAGAAGCTACTTACGATCTTTTTGCTGTGGCAATGATCATGATACATATCTGTTACCCGAAACAGTTTCAAAAGAACGGAGAGGGCGGACGCAAGCAGTTGGAAGAGCAGATTGACAAAAACAGCTGGCTAAAAACGTATAAAGTTGTCCTGATGAGAGCGTTAGCGGGTGAATATTCCTCTGCACATGAAATGAAAAGCGGGATGCTCGCGGTCATGAGCCAACGAAACCCAAGCCCTTCTTCAAAGGTGGCGGCACAGCGACCAGTAAGCAACAAGCCCAAACAAGGACCTGCCTCAAGTACGAGTCGGGCGGCTAGAAAAGGTGCCAGTGCACAAAGTCAGCCTATTTCCACGAAACCATCAAGCAAAGGATGGATGGAAACTGCCGTGCTTTTATCAGTCGTACTGTTTGCATATTTCTTCTATTTATATGGCCAAATAATGTAG
- the hslO gene encoding Hsp33 family molecular chaperone HslO, translating to MSDYLVKALAFEGQVRAYGIRTTETVGEAQQRHQTWPTASAALGRAMTASVMMGAMLKGENKLTVKIDGGGPIGVILVDSNAKGQVRGYVTNPQTHFDLNQHGKLDVARAVGTNGTLSVVKDLGLREHFSGQTELISGELGEDFTYYLVSSEQVPSAVGVGVLVNPDNTILSAGGFIIQLLPGTSEETITLIEEKINNMTPVSKLIERGLTPEELLTEILGEGNVKVLETMPIEFKCTCSKERFEQAIISLGEKDITEIIEEDGQAETHCHFCNAKYLFSKEELEAMREQVKG from the coding sequence ATGTCAGACTATCTCGTAAAAGCTTTGGCTTTTGAAGGCCAAGTACGTGCCTATGGAATTAGAACAACAGAAACAGTGGGAGAGGCTCAACAGCGCCATCAGACATGGCCAACTGCGTCCGCCGCATTAGGCCGTGCAATGACTGCATCGGTGATGATGGGAGCAATGCTAAAGGGTGAAAATAAACTTACCGTGAAAATAGATGGCGGTGGTCCGATTGGGGTAATCTTAGTCGACAGCAACGCAAAGGGACAAGTTCGCGGCTATGTGACCAACCCTCAAACGCATTTTGACTTGAATCAGCACGGTAAGCTTGATGTAGCACGTGCTGTCGGAACAAATGGAACACTTTCCGTTGTAAAAGACCTTGGACTAAGAGAGCATTTTTCCGGTCAAACAGAATTAATTTCAGGAGAGCTTGGAGAGGACTTCACTTATTATCTTGTATCTTCCGAGCAGGTGCCTTCTGCTGTCGGAGTGGGTGTACTTGTTAATCCTGATAACACGATTCTTTCAGCTGGAGGTTTCATCATTCAACTTTTACCAGGAACGTCTGAAGAGACAATTACATTGATTGAAGAGAAAATCAATAATATGACCCCTGTTTCCAAGTTGATTGAAAGAGGCCTAACGCCGGAAGAACTTTTGACAGAAATCCTTGGAGAAGGAAATGTCAAAGTACTAGAAACCATGCCGATTGAATTTAAATGTACATGCTCAAAAGAGCGCTTTGAACAAGCGATCATTTCTTTGGGAGAAAAGGATATTACAGAAATTATCGAGGAAGATGGTCAAGCAGAAACACACTGTCATTTCTGTAATGCAAAGTATCTTTTCAGCAAAGAAGAATTAGAGGCAATGAGGGAGCAAGTTAAAGGCTAG
- the hpt gene encoding hypoxanthine phosphoribosyltransferase, which translates to MNKDIEKVLFSEEELQVKVRELGAQLTEDYSDRFPLAIGVLKGAMPFMGDLIKRMDTYLEMDFMDVSSYGNSTVSSGEVKILKDLDTSVEGRDILIIEDIIDSGLTLSYLVELFRYRKAKTIKIVTLLDKPSGRKADIKADYVGFIVPDEFVVGYGLDYAEKYRNLPYIGVLKPEIYSNVEE; encoded by the coding sequence ATGAACAAAGATATCGAAAAAGTACTCTTTAGTGAAGAAGAGCTTCAAGTAAAGGTTAGAGAATTAGGTGCACAATTAACAGAGGACTACAGTGATCGTTTTCCTTTGGCAATCGGCGTGTTAAAAGGCGCAATGCCTTTTATGGGTGACCTTATCAAACGTATGGATACATATTTGGAAATGGATTTCATGGACGTTTCAAGCTACGGAAACTCCACTGTTTCCTCTGGTGAAGTAAAAATCCTAAAAGACTTGGATACTTCAGTAGAAGGAAGAGACATCCTTATTATTGAGGACATCATCGACAGTGGCTTGACGCTAAGCTACTTAGTGGAACTATTCCGCTATCGTAAAGCGAAAACCATCAAGATTGTTACACTGCTTGACAAGCCAAGCGGAAGAAAAGCAGATATTAAAGCTGACTATGTCGGGTTCATCGTACCAGATGAGTTCGTTGTAGGATATGGCCTTGATTATGCTGAAAAATATCGTAACCTTCCGTATATCGGAGTATTGAAACCTGAAATTTATTCTAACGTAGAAGAATAA
- the spoIIE gene encoding stage II sporulation protein E: MQGLERDLGEPVSNLQFGKIRKTLMKSIHTTKTKLTTILFHQGFLLVFIGFLLGRALILNEITPFALPFFAAVYFLKKKRAGLTLIALMVGSATISALTAAYVLGGMILFVFLFKWAQALKIEPLKAMPFLVFISAFLSKTTMIYFTTGIVTYDWLMIGVEAGLGFILTLIFFQSLPLITMRKKRQAFKTEEIICLIILFASVLTGTIGWTAYDLSVEHILSRYLVLIFAFVAGATIGSTVGVVTGLILSLATVSNLYQMSLLAFAGLLGGLLREGNKLGVSVGLLLGTLLIGIYGEGMTLLVPTIMESMVAVALFLLTPQRAIANLAKSIPGTAEHTAEQQQYMRKIRDVTANRVEQFSHVFQALSNSFSKFQFEHPNSEKEVDLFLSNVTEKTCQNCFKKEQCWTQNFQKTYDYMTHLMEDTEEGTISMNVKLQKEWDRHCVKSEKVKTVIKNELAQFHASEKLKKQLMESRRLVADQLMGVSQVMEDFAREIQRERENHYVQEDQILDALQAFGIEIEQVEIYSVEQGNVDIEMTVPYCEGRGECEKLIAPMLSDILRENIIVKKEECNADNNGYCHVSFGSAKAFVVDTGVAHAAKGGGLISGDSYSTIELGHGKYAIAISDGMGNGERAHYESKETLKLLQEILQSGIKEKVAIKSVNSVLSLRTTDEIFTTLDLAMIDLQDASAKFLKVGSTPSFVKRGDKVIKIEASNLPMGIIQEFDVDVVSSQLKAGDLLIMMSDGIFEGPKHVENYDLWMKRKVSEIRTDDPQEMADIIMEEVIRTRSGQIQDDMTVVVAKIERNIPKWAAIPAYNYLSKNQGMKEAL, from the coding sequence ATGCAGGGACTAGAAAGAGATTTGGGGGAACCGGTTTCCAATCTTCAGTTTGGTAAAATCAGAAAAACATTGATGAAGTCGATCCATACGACGAAAACGAAACTTACGACCATTCTATTTCACCAAGGATTTCTTTTAGTCTTTATCGGGTTCTTACTCGGACGAGCCCTGATCCTTAATGAAATCACACCGTTTGCGTTACCATTTTTCGCAGCTGTGTATTTTTTGAAAAAGAAACGGGCTGGGCTCACATTAATCGCCTTAATGGTCGGATCGGCCACTATCTCGGCACTGACCGCCGCCTATGTGCTTGGTGGGATGATATTATTTGTTTTCCTTTTCAAATGGGCACAGGCATTAAAGATAGAGCCTCTTAAGGCAATGCCGTTCCTCGTTTTCATATCAGCCTTTCTATCCAAGACAACGATGATTTATTTTACTACAGGAATTGTAACGTATGATTGGCTGATGATCGGAGTGGAGGCGGGGCTTGGATTTATCCTCACACTTATTTTCTTTCAAAGCCTGCCGCTCATCACCATGAGGAAAAAAAGACAGGCATTTAAAACAGAGGAAATTATTTGTCTCATTATTTTGTTCGCTTCCGTTCTGACAGGGACCATCGGTTGGACAGCCTATGATCTTTCTGTTGAACATATATTATCTCGTTATCTTGTATTAATCTTTGCTTTTGTCGCCGGGGCCACCATAGGTTCGACGGTTGGCGTGGTGACAGGGCTCATTTTAAGCTTAGCAACTGTATCCAACCTATATCAAATGAGTCTGCTGGCTTTTGCCGGTCTGTTAGGAGGGCTGTTACGGGAAGGAAACAAGCTTGGTGTATCGGTGGGACTGCTTCTAGGTACATTACTAATTGGCATTTATGGGGAGGGGATGACACTGCTTGTTCCTACCATCATGGAGTCGATGGTGGCTGTTGCGCTCTTTCTGCTAACTCCGCAAAGAGCTATTGCTAACCTGGCTAAATCCATTCCCGGAACAGCCGAACATACAGCAGAACAACAGCAATACATGCGGAAGATCCGTGATGTGACCGCGAATAGGGTGGAACAATTTTCACACGTTTTCCAAGCGCTATCCAACAGTTTTTCAAAATTTCAATTTGAACATCCAAATTCAGAAAAAGAAGTGGATCTCTTTTTGAGTAATGTAACTGAGAAGACGTGTCAAAATTGCTTTAAAAAAGAGCAGTGCTGGACACAGAATTTCCAGAAAACCTATGATTATATGACTCACTTAATGGAGGATACAGAGGAAGGAACCATCAGTATGAATGTCAAACTGCAAAAGGAGTGGGATCGCCATTGCGTAAAATCGGAAAAGGTAAAAACCGTGATCAAAAACGAGCTAGCCCAGTTCCACGCGAGTGAGAAGCTGAAAAAACAATTAATGGAGAGTAGGAGGTTGGTAGCCGATCAATTGATGGGAGTTTCACAAGTGATGGAGGATTTTGCAAGGGAGATTCAGCGAGAGAGGGAGAATCATTATGTTCAGGAAGATCAGATACTAGATGCCCTCCAAGCATTCGGGATAGAAATTGAACAAGTAGAAATTTACAGCGTCGAGCAGGGGAATGTGGATATTGAAATGACCGTTCCATACTGCGAAGGGCGAGGTGAGTGTGAAAAACTCATTGCTCCGATGCTTTCAGATATATTGCGGGAGAATATTATCGTTAAAAAGGAAGAGTGTAATGCGGATAACAATGGTTACTGTCATGTATCATTCGGCTCTGCAAAAGCGTTTGTAGTCGACACAGGCGTTGCGCATGCCGCAAAAGGAGGAGGACTGATATCAGGGGATAGCTATTCCACGATAGAGTTAGGACATGGAAAATACGCCATTGCCATTAGTGACGGGATGGGAAATGGCGAGCGCGCGCACTATGAAAGCAAAGAAACATTAAAGTTGCTTCAAGAGATTCTACAGTCTGGAATCAAAGAAAAAGTGGCAATCAAATCGGTAAACTCGGTCCTATCATTAAGGACGACCGATGAGATTTTTACTACGCTCGATCTAGCAATGATTGATCTTCAAGATGCTTCTGCTAAGTTTTTGAAAGTTGGTTCGACTCCAAGTTTTGTGAAGAGGGGAGATAAGGTAATCAAAATTGAAGCGAGTAATCTACCAATGGGCATTATTCAAGAATTCGATGTGGACGTCGTGAGTTCCCAGTTGAAAGCTGGTGATCTACTCATTATGATGAGCGACGGAATTTTTGAAGGACCAAAGCATGTAGAAAACTATGATTTATGGATGAAGCGAAAAGTATCCGAAATCAGAACGGACGACCCGCAAGAAATGGCAGATATCATTATGGAGGAGGTCATTCGGACAAGATCAGGTCAGATCCAGGACGATATGACGGTTGTGGTAGCAAAAATAGAGAGGAATATTCCGAAATGGGCAGCCATTCCTGCCTATAACTATTTATCCAAAAACCAAGGAATGAAGGAGGCGCTTTAA
- a CDS encoding vWA domain-containing protein, with protein sequence MYKGTLKQILLITDGCSNSGDDPIAMAALAKEQGITVNVIGVMDEDTIDERGMQEIEGIAMSGGGVSQIVYAKNLSQTVQMVTRKAMTQTLQGVINKELQQILGSETSMEDLPPEKRGEVMEVVDELGETVSLQVLILVDTSASMKSKLPTVKEALLDLALSLNARIGDNQFSAFVFPGKRQEVEKILDWTPKLESLSSIFPKLSTGGITPTGPAIQEAIPYFKETRNLRSMISDDEQYYEESGR encoded by the coding sequence GTGTATAAAGGAACGTTAAAACAAATTTTACTAATTACAGATGGATGCTCAAATTCAGGGGACGACCCAATTGCCATGGCAGCCCTTGCGAAGGAGCAAGGTATTACAGTAAATGTTATTGGGGTGATGGATGAGGATACGATAGATGAAAGAGGAATGCAAGAGATAGAGGGGATCGCAATGTCTGGTGGCGGCGTCAGTCAAATTGTGTATGCCAAGAACTTATCTCAGACAGTCCAGATGGTGACAAGAAAAGCGATGACCCAAACATTACAGGGGGTTATTAATAAGGAGCTTCAACAAATATTGGGTTCAGAGACTTCCATGGAGGATCTTCCGCCTGAGAAACGGGGGGAAGTGATGGAAGTAGTGGATGAACTGGGTGAAACGGTTTCCCTGCAGGTGCTGATTCTTGTTGATACTAGTGCCAGCATGAAATCCAAGCTTCCAACCGTCAAGGAAGCACTTTTGGATTTGGCGCTAAGCTTGAATGCAAGAATTGGTGATAACCAGTTTTCAGCCTTTGTTTTCCCGGGAAAACGCCAAGAGGTGGAGAAGATCTTAGATTGGACACCGAAATTGGAATCGCTGTCCAGTATTTTTCCAAAACTATCGACAGGCGGGATCACGCCAACAGGTCCTGCCATTCAAGAAGCCATTCCTTATTTTAAAGAAACACGTAACCTGAGGAGCATGATTTCCGATGATGAACAATACTATGAAGAATCCGGTAGGTAA